Within the Gracilinema caldarium DSM 7334 genome, the region CCTTCCCAATCACCTGCATCTCGAATGGATTAAAAAGGCCGCCGATGCAGGGAAGCCCATACTCTGTGAAAAACCGATTACCCTGAATGCCAAGGAAGCTCGGGAGGCCGCAAGGTACTGTGCGGATCGTCAAGTCCCCCTGATGGAGGCCTTCATGTATCGTTTCCACCCTCAATGGCAGCGGACTCGGGACCTCATTCGTGCCGGTGAAATCGGGACAGTAATGAATACCCATTGTATATTTACCTACAATAACCAGGATCCCCGCAACATTCGGAATATCGCCGAGTATGGCGGTGGGGCTTTGCTCGATATTGGCTGTTATGCCGTGTCATCAGCTCGGTTTGTGATGGAACAGGAGCCACAACGGGTTCTCTGTATGGTGCAAAAAGATCCGGAGTTTAAAACAGACATTTTAGTGTCAGGCATTCTCGATTTCGGTGAGGGCCGTCGGTCTACCTTTACGGTAGGGACCCAGCTCTTTTCCATGCAGCGCTTCGATGCCTTCGGAACCGGCGGTTCCTTAAGTATTGAGGTTCCCTTTAATATGTATGGTGATGTAAGCGGTCACATCCATGTAGCAACCGACGTGGGCCGCAGGATGATCGAAACCGAAATAGTGGACCAGTACCTTATGGAATTCGATTCCTTTGCCAGGGCCCTTCTGGAAAACCGGGAAGTGCCCACGCCGGTTTCCGATGCGGTTGCAAATATGGCAGTACTGGATGCGTTAAAGCAGTCTGCAGAAACAGGCACCTGGGTCCCGGTCCGCCTCGAATAGCCTGCAGCGCTGTCTTTTTGATAAAAACCCTTTCACAGCCTTGCGATGAGACGCTATTCTCAGTATGCTAAGTCAGGATTTATATGATACGTACAAACAATCTACGCATAGCCGCTGAAATACCCCTCGTTTCTCCCGCTGAACTTGCACGGGAGATTCCGCTTTCCGATCGAGCCGCGGAGACAGTAGCTGAAAGCCGTAATCGAATCACCTCTATATTGCGAGGTAAGGATAAGCGGCTTTTAGCTATTGTTGGCCCCTGTTCTATTCATGATCCAGAAGCGGCCCTTGAATTTGCCGAACGGCTTAAAGTTCTGTCAGACCAATACCGGGACCGGCTCTGTATTGTGATGCGGGTATACTTTGAAAAACCCCGGACTACCCTGGGGTGGCGTGGGCTTTTGGTCGACCCTGGAATCGATGGTTCCTATGATATTTCCCGGGGTTTGCGGATTGCCCGCCGCCTTCTTGTCCAGATAAATGATATGGGACTCCCTGCGGGCAGTGAAGTTCTTGATCCGATTATTCCCCAGTATATAGCAGAATTAATCTCTTGGGCATCTATTGGGGCCAGGACAACTGAATCACAAACCCATCGGGAAATGGCTTCAGGGCTCTCAATGCCTGTTGGTTTTAAGAATGCTACCGATGGAGATGTTCAAATTGCTATTAATGCCATTGTTTCTGCTGCCAATCCCCATTCCTTTGTCGGTATAGATCGTCAGGGCAATACAATAGTTTTAAGAACTACAGGAAACACCGATTGTCACCTTATTTTACGGGGCGGGAAACATGGTGCCAATTTTGACCGATTGCATGTCCGTGAAGCAGCACAGAAAATGACAGAAGCAAAACTTCATCCTGCTATCATAATCGATTGTAGTCATGGCAATTCCGAAAAAAAACCTGAACGGCAAGCCCTTGTCTTAAAAGATATTTTAGCTCAACGAGAAGAACCCGATTCACCAATTGTAGGTTTTATGATCGAAAGCAACCTCTATGAGGGCTGTCAGAATCCTAACCCCGGTGGAGAAGGTTTACGATATGGGGTTTCTATTACAGATCCTTGTATTGGCTGGGATGCTACTGCAGAATTGCTACATGAAGCCTACGAGAGGACCACAATTGCCTATGAATGATACCCAATTGATGGTATTTACCGATGGAGGTTGTTCTGGCAATCCTGGGCCTGGTGGGTGGGCCTATCTCATTGTCTGTGAATCTCGAGGGATTATTGATGAAAAGTGGGGTGCTGAGCAGCTCACTACGAATAACAGGATGGAACTATCCGCTGCTGTTGAGGCTCTTGAGGCTGTGTTGGTCGATCCCTCGCTCAGGACTGTCGCGATTACCCTGTACACCGATTCCCAATATGTCCAGAAAGGGATAACCTCCTGGATTCATGGCTGGAAACGCAATGGTTGGAAAACAAGCAACAAGGAACCAGTGAAAAACCAAGACCTCTGGCAAAAGTTGGATCAGCTTGCGAATACGCTTCAGGTTGAATGGCGCTGGGTCAAAGGCCATGCGGGCCACGAATACAATGAACGGGTCGATCGGCTTACCCAGGAAGCTATTGCTTCTCTATGTAACAGAATTGATCGCCCCTGTTAAAAATTCAAGTAATTTTTGAGCCTCTTCCTTGGTAAGGGTAATCCCCTTGCCCATTTTTTCATGATCCGGTGACCAATCTCGAATATCAAGTTTTGGTGCTCTGTTATTCCAAGAAACCATATTTAGTTCCTTTTTCCAGCCTGATTTTTCTTCAGAAAGTACACCAAAATGTTTTGTGATTTCGAAGGTTATATCTGACATAGGTACTCCTTACAATTAACAAATTTATACTGAAACTTATAACTAAACAAGTTTGTTTTATAAATATAGGTTGTAGTACAGGAAAAAATGGGCTACAATAGGTTATAATTTTAAGTGAGGAGAGCCTATGAAACACAAATTGTTTGTTTCAGCCTTATTAGGGGTAAGTTTAATCCTTATGGGGCTGATCTCCTGTTCCAGCGGACCAAAACCTGCTGCTTCTACGATAGAGGAACCTGGAGTTCAGACTGAAACTCCAAAAACAACAGCTGACGAAAAAGCATCCGAGAGCTCCGATCCATCAAAACTGCCACCGGATCAGGCTGCTGAATCCGCTCTCGCCGAAGCAGTAGCTCGTGCAGAAAAATCAAGAAAACAAGCCTTTGATCTGGAAGCCCCCACAACCTTTGCAGAGGATTGGAAA harbors:
- a CDS encoding Gfo/Idh/MocA family protein, producing the protein MDKLKMGVLGCSGHYAKRIAVPILESLLVEPYAIASRDLQKSQDYAKKWGFAKAYGSYEDLLKDSEIDFIYNPLPNHLHLEWIKKAADAGKPILCEKPITLNAKEAREAARYCADRQVPLMEAFMYRFHPQWQRTRDLIRAGEIGTVMNTHCIFTYNNQDPRNIRNIAEYGGGALLDIGCYAVSSARFVMEQEPQRVLCMVQKDPEFKTDILVSGILDFGEGRRSTFTVGTQLFSMQRFDAFGTGGSLSIEVPFNMYGDVSGHIHVATDVGRRMIETEIVDQYLMEFDSFARALLENREVPTPVSDAVANMAVLDALKQSAETGTWVPVRLE
- a CDS encoding 3-deoxy-7-phosphoheptulonate synthase → MIRTNNLRIAAEIPLVSPAELAREIPLSDRAAETVAESRNRITSILRGKDKRLLAIVGPCSIHDPEAALEFAERLKVLSDQYRDRLCIVMRVYFEKPRTTLGWRGLLVDPGIDGSYDISRGLRIARRLLVQINDMGLPAGSEVLDPIIPQYIAELISWASIGARTTESQTHREMASGLSMPVGFKNATDGDVQIAINAIVSAANPHSFVGIDRQGNTIVLRTTGNTDCHLILRGGKHGANFDRLHVREAAQKMTEAKLHPAIIIDCSHGNSEKKPERQALVLKDILAQREEPDSPIVGFMIESNLYEGCQNPNPGGEGLRYGVSITDPCIGWDATAELLHEAYERTTIAYE
- the rnhA gene encoding ribonuclease HI; the encoded protein is MNDTQLMVFTDGGCSGNPGPGGWAYLIVCESRGIIDEKWGAEQLTTNNRMELSAAVEALEAVLVDPSLRTVAITLYTDSQYVQKGITSWIHGWKRNGWKTSNKEPVKNQDLWQKLDQLANTLQVEWRWVKGHAGHEYNERVDRLTQEAIASLCNRIDRPC
- a CDS encoding YdbC family protein — translated: MSDITFEITKHFGVLSEEKSGWKKELNMVSWNNRAPKLDIRDWSPDHEKMGKGITLTKEEAQKLLEFLTGAINSVT